A genomic region of Pseudomonas sp. RSB 5.4 contains the following coding sequences:
- a CDS encoding sensor histidine kinase, with translation MPMSFSLTQMILISAAYLAVLFGVAWISERGMIPRAIIRHPLTYTLSLGVYASAWAFYGTVGLAYQYGYGFLSSYLGVSGAFLLAPVLLYPILKITRTYQLSSLADLFAFRFRSTWAGALTTIFMLIGVLPLLALQIQAVADSIGILTGEPIQSRVALAFCALIILFTIFFGSRHIATREKHEGLVFAIAFESVIKLIALGGVGLYALYGVFDGPQQLELWLLQNQTALAALHTPLQEGPWRTLLLVFFASAIVMPHMYHMTFTENLNPRSLVSASWGLPLFLLLMSLAVPLILWAGLKLGATTDPEYFTLGIGIAANSKPLALLAYVGGLSAASGLIIVTTLALSGMALNHLVLPLYQPPAEGNIYRWLKWTRRALIVAIIMAGFCFYLMLGAGQDLANLGIVAFVATLQFLPGVLSVLYWPTANRRGFIAGLMAGILVWVVTMLLPLVGNLQGFYIPLLNMIYVLDDTSWHMAAIASLAANVLMFTLISLFTNASPEEASAAEACAVDNVRRPQRRELHAASPQEFATQLAKPLGAKAAQKEVEQALRDLYLPFDERRPYALRRLRDRIEANLSGLMGPSVAQDMVETFLPYKAGGENYVTEDIHFIESRLEDYHSRLTGLAAELDALRRYHRQTLQELPMGVCSLAKDQEILMWNKAMEELTGIAAQRVVGSRLSTIADPWKQLLQGFINLPDEHLHKQHLALDGQTRWLNLHKAAIDEPLAPGNSGLVLLVEDLTETQMLEDKLVHSERLASIGRLAAGVAHEIGNPITGIACLAQNLREEREEDGELTEISGQILEQTKRVSRIVQSLMSFAHAGSHQHSDEPVCLAEVAQDAIGLLALNRRNFEVQFYNLCDPDHWVEGDPQRLAQVLINLLSNARDASPAGSAVRVKSEAGEHTVDLIVEDEGSGIPQNIMDRLFEPFFTTKDPGEGTGLGLALVYSIVEEHYGQITIDSPADVQSQRGTRIRVTLPRHVEATSAVN, from the coding sequence ATGCCGATGAGCTTTAGCCTGACCCAGATGATCCTGATCAGTGCCGCGTACCTGGCGGTGCTGTTCGGCGTTGCCTGGATCAGTGAACGGGGCATGATCCCGCGGGCGATCATTCGCCACCCGCTGACCTACACCCTGTCGCTGGGGGTCTATGCCAGTGCCTGGGCGTTTTACGGCACGGTGGGGCTGGCCTATCAGTACGGCTACGGTTTTCTCTCCAGTTATCTCGGGGTCTCCGGCGCGTTTCTGCTGGCACCGGTGCTGCTGTATCCGATCCTGAAAATCACCCGCACCTATCAACTGTCGTCGCTGGCGGACCTGTTCGCTTTCCGCTTTCGCAGCACCTGGGCCGGCGCGCTGACCACGATCTTCATGCTGATCGGCGTACTGCCGTTGCTGGCGTTGCAGATTCAGGCGGTGGCCGACTCCATCGGCATCCTCACCGGCGAACCGATCCAGAGCCGCGTCGCGCTGGCGTTCTGTGCGCTGATCATTCTGTTCACGATTTTCTTCGGCTCCCGGCATATCGCCACCCGCGAGAAACACGAAGGGCTGGTGTTCGCGATTGCCTTCGAATCGGTCATAAAACTGATCGCCCTCGGCGGCGTCGGCCTGTATGCGTTGTACGGTGTGTTCGACGGCCCGCAACAGCTTGAGCTGTGGCTGCTGCAAAACCAGACCGCCCTCGCCGCGTTGCACACGCCGCTGCAGGAAGGACCGTGGCGCACGTTGTTGCTGGTGTTCTTCGCCTCGGCGATCGTGATGCCGCACATGTATCACATGACTTTCACCGAAAACCTCAACCCGCGCTCGCTGGTCAGTGCCAGCTGGGGCCTGCCGCTGTTCCTGTTGCTGATGAGCCTGGCGGTGCCGCTGATTCTCTGGGCCGGCCTGAAGCTCGGCGCCACCACCGATCCGGAATATTTCACCCTCGGCATCGGCATTGCCGCCAACAGCAAACCGCTGGCCCTGCTGGCGTACGTCGGCGGATTGTCGGCGGCCAGTGGCCTGATCATCGTCACCACCCTGGCGCTGTCGGGGATGGCGCTGAACCACCTGGTGCTGCCGCTGTACCAGCCGCCGGCCGAGGGCAATATCTACCGCTGGCTGAAGTGGACCCGCCGGGCGCTGATCGTGGCGATCATCATGGCCGGTTTCTGCTTTTATCTGATGCTCGGCGCCGGGCAGGATCTGGCCAACCTTGGCATCGTCGCCTTCGTCGCGACCCTGCAATTCCTGCCCGGCGTGCTCTCGGTGCTGTACTGGCCGACCGCCAACCGGCGCGGCTTTATCGCCGGTCTGATGGCGGGGATTCTGGTGTGGGTGGTGACCATGCTGTTGCCGCTGGTCGGCAATCTGCAGGGTTTCTACATTCCGCTGCTGAACATGATTTACGTGCTGGACGACACCAGTTGGCATATGGCGGCCATCGCCTCGCTGGCGGCCAACGTGCTGATGTTCACCCTGATCTCACTGTTCACCAACGCCAGCCCGGAAGAAGCCAGCGCCGCCGAAGCCTGCGCGGTGGATAACGTGCGTCGTCCGCAACGTCGCGAACTGCACGCCGCCTCGCCCCAGGAGTTCGCCACGCAACTGGCGAAACCGCTGGGCGCCAAGGCGGCGCAGAAAGAAGTCGAGCAAGCCCTGCGCGACCTCTATCTGCCGTTCGACGAACGCCGTCCTTATGCCTTGCGCCGCTTGCGCGACCGTATCGAAGCCAACCTCTCCGGCCTGATGGGGCCGAGCGTGGCGCAGGACATGGTCGAAACCTTCCTGCCATACAAGGCTGGCGGCGAGAACTATGTAACCGAAGACATCCACTTCATCGAAAGCCGCCTCGAGGACTACCACTCGCGCCTCACCGGGCTGGCCGCCGAACTCGACGCCCTGCGCCGCTACCACCGCCAGACCCTGCAGGAGCTGCCGATGGGCGTCTGCTCGCTGGCGAAGGATCAAGAGATCCTGATGTGGAACAAGGCCATGGAAGAACTCACCGGCATCGCCGCGCAACGGGTGGTCGGCTCGCGCCTGAGCACTATCGCCGATCCGTGGAAGCAACTGCTGCAAGGCTTCATCAACCTGCCCGACGAACACTTGCACAAGCAGCACCTGGCCCTCGACGGCCAGACCCGCTGGCTCAATCTGCACAAAGCCGCGATCGATGAACCGTTGGCCCCGGGCAACAGCGGCCTGGTGCTGCTGGTGGAAGACCTGACCGAAACGCAGATGCTCGAAGACAAACTGGTGCACTCCGAACGTCTGGCGAGCATCGGTCGACTGGCGGCGGGTGTGGCCCATGAAATCGGCAACCCGATCACCGGCATCGCCTGTCTGGCGCAGAACCTGCGCGAAGAGCGTGAAGAAGACGGCGAGCTGACGGAAATCAGCGGGCAGATCCTCGAACAGACCAAGCGTGTGTCGCGCATCGTGCAGTCGCTGATGAGCTTCGCTCACGCCGGCAGCCACCAGCACAGCGACGAACCGGTGTGCCTGGCCGAAGTCGCGCAGGATGCGATTGGCCTGCTGGCGCTGAACCGGCGCAACTTCGAAGTGCAGTTCTACAACCTGTGCGATCCCGATCACTGGGTCGAAGGCGATCCGCAGCGGCTCGCCCAGGTGCTGATCAATCTGCTCTCCAACGCCCGTGACGCTTCGCCTGCAGGCAGCGCGGTGCGGGTCAAGAGTGAAGCCGGCGAACACACGGTCGATCTGATCGTCGAGGACGAAGGCAGTGGTATTCCGCAGAACATCATGGACCGATTGTTCGAACCTTTCTTCACCACTAAGGATCCTGGCGAAGGCACCGGTCTGGGCCTTGCACTGGTCTATTCCATCGTTGAAGAGCATTATGGACAAATCACCATCGACAGCCCGGCTGATGTACAAAGCCAGCGCGGCACCCGTATCCGGGTGACCTTACCGCGTCATGTCGAAGCGACGTCCGCTGTGAACTGA
- a CDS encoding sigma-54 dependent transcriptional regulator codes for MPHILIVEDETIIRSALRRLLERNQYQVSEAGSVQEAQERFSIPTFDLIVSDLRLPGAPGTELIKLGQGKPVLIMTSYASLRSAVDSMKMGAVDYIAKPFDHDEMLQAVARILRDHQSTPAAGEAVVGKPANGSGKSAVDNSNGEIGIIGSCPPMQDLYSKIRKVAPTDSNVLIQGESGTGKELVARALHNLSKRAKAPMISVNCAAIPESLIESELFGHEKGAFTGASAGRAGLVEAADGGTLFLDEIGELPLEAQARLLRVLQEGEIRRVGSVQSQKVDVRLIAATHRDLKSLAKIGQFREDLYYRLHVIALKLPALRERGADVNEIATAFLARQSARINRTDLKFAADAEQAIRHYSWPGNVRELENAVERAVILSESPEISADLLGIDIELSDLEDDEFIGLPAQTAGNTSNSSHEPTEDLSLEDYFQHFVLEHQDHMTETELARKLGVSRKCLWERRQRLGIPRRKTGVTSES; via the coding sequence ATGCCGCACATTTTGATCGTCGAAGACGAAACCATTATCCGCTCCGCCTTGCGCCGCCTGCTGGAACGCAACCAGTATCAGGTCAGCGAAGCCGGTTCTGTGCAGGAAGCACAAGAACGCTTCAGTATTCCCACATTCGATCTGATCGTCAGCGACCTGCGCCTGCCTGGCGCCCCCGGTACCGAGCTGATCAAGCTTGGCCAGGGCAAACCGGTGCTGATCATGACCAGCTACGCCAGCCTGCGCTCGGCGGTCGACTCGATGAAGATGGGCGCGGTGGACTACATCGCCAAGCCTTTCGATCACGATGAAATGCTCCAGGCCGTCGCGCGGATCCTGCGTGATCACCAGTCCACGCCTGCCGCTGGCGAAGCCGTTGTCGGCAAACCGGCCAATGGCAGCGGCAAGTCCGCCGTCGATAACAGCAACGGTGAAATCGGCATCATCGGTTCGTGCCCGCCGATGCAGGATCTGTACAGCAAGATCCGCAAGGTCGCGCCAACTGATTCCAATGTATTGATTCAGGGCGAGTCCGGTACCGGTAAGGAACTGGTGGCCCGCGCCCTGCACAATCTGTCCAAGCGTGCCAAGGCACCGATGATTTCGGTGAACTGCGCAGCCATTCCGGAAAGCCTGATCGAGTCGGAACTGTTCGGCCACGAAAAAGGCGCGTTCACTGGCGCCAGCGCCGGTCGCGCCGGTCTGGTGGAAGCGGCGGACGGCGGCACGCTGTTCCTCGACGAGATAGGCGAACTGCCGCTGGAAGCCCAGGCCCGCCTGCTGCGCGTGCTGCAGGAAGGCGAGATTCGCCGCGTGGGTTCGGTGCAGTCGCAAAAAGTCGATGTGCGTTTGATCGCCGCGACCCACCGCGACCTCAAGAGCCTGGCGAAAATCGGCCAGTTCCGTGAAGACCTGTATTACCGTCTGCACGTAATTGCCCTGAAACTGCCGGCATTGCGCGAACGTGGCGCCGACGTCAACGAAATCGCCACCGCGTTCCTCGCTCGCCAGAGTGCGCGCATCAACCGTACCGACCTGAAATTTGCCGCCGATGCCGAACAGGCCATCCGGCATTATTCTTGGCCAGGTAACGTGCGCGAGCTGGAAAACGCGGTCGAGCGCGCGGTGATCCTGAGCGAAAGCCCGGAAATCTCTGCCGACCTGCTGGGCATCGACATCGAGCTGAGCGACCTGGAAGACGACGAATTCATCGGCTTGCCCGCACAAACCGCGGGTAACACCAGCAACAGCAGCCATGAGCCGACGGAAGACCTGTCACTGGAAGACTACTTCCAGCACTTCGTTCTCGAGCATCAGGACCACATGACCGAGACCGAACTGGCGCGCAAACTGGGCGTCAGCCGCAAATGCCTGTGGGAACGCCGCCAGCGCCTGGGTATTCCACGGCGCAAGACCGGGGTCACCAGCGAGAGCTGA